Part of the Phragmites australis chromosome 23, lpPhrAust1.1, whole genome shotgun sequence genome is shown below.
ACAGTGGGGTTCACTACCTTTGTTTGCAGAATGCCTTGAGTGGGCTGTTGAACTGGATGTAATCTGTTATCTCAATATGAATGGGGGGATCTTCTTGTtaggaagaaaaaaagacatGTTCATCTGAATTAAATTTTCTGTTCAGGCATCTGGAATAGCTGCACTCGATGTAAAAAAGCTCAAAGATGCTGGTCTTTGCACAGTGGAATCTGTAGCTTACTCTCCAAGGAaagatcttttgcaaataaaaggGATTAGTGAAGCCAAAGTTGACAAGATAATTGAAGCAGGCAAGTAATTGTGTGCTTCCATTATTGAGCGCATTGTTGTATTTCTTTTCGTAAAAGCATAATGTCTGTGTGTAAATCATAAATGTTCACAAACATCTGGCAGCTTCCAAGTTGGTTCCACTGGGATTTACTAGCGCTAACCAACTTCATGCGCAGAGGCTTGAGATCATCCAAGTTACAACTGGATCAAGAGAGCTTGATCAAATTTTGGAGGGTATTGTATTGCTGTCTATTGTTATTTTCTAAATGCCTTAAAGGCTTAAAGCCATAGTTGTGGTATGgcataaataattatatacaGTGTATTTATGTTTTTAATCTTTAACAGGAGGGATAGAAACAGGGTCTATCACAGAGATTTATGGTGAATTTCGCTCTGGGAAGACTCAGTTGTGCCACACTCTCTGTGTCACATGCCAGGTATTGCATTGAAAGGTCAATTTTAAAATACCACATTACCACAACCTTAATACACGCATAATTTCCAGAATGACATGCTCAAATAATCTCTTCATTTGCGTACTGAAAGAATGCCTACATTTTCCCTACTTTTGGATTTATAGAAAATATCTCAGCCCATTGTTCTCTCATTTCTTTTGTAATTGATTTCAAGCTTGAGAAATGAGGTAGTGATTTATGCAGCTCCCATTGGACCAAGGTGGTGGCGAAGGAAAGGCTCTGTATATAGACGCAGAGGGCACATTCAGGCCGCAAAGACTCCTCCAGATAGCAGACAGGTGATGTGGCAattgaaattattattaatttcacTAGTGTTTATTTGAACTGttaaacaatattattttgtaTTTAGGTTTGGCTTGATTGGTGCTGATGTACTGGAAAATGTGGCTTACGCCAGAGCATATAACACTGATCATCAATCAAGACTTTTGCTGGAAGCAGCTTCCATGATGGTGGAGACCAGGCAGGCTCATCCATTTATATTTAGAACCCTTCATCTGAATATATATGAAGTAACACTGAGAAACTGATAATTGCTAAAAACATAGTACCTGATTTTTAAGTAAGTATGTTGTCCCACTTACCTCCTTTTATTCAGCTTGGTGTTTGGGAGGTGTGGTAATAATTTGGTAGGAATAATGTTCAAAATGATTACTGGTTACTTAGTTTGCTATTAATAATCATCTATGAACACAACTTAGATAATTAAGAAATTTCAGTTATGGTCCCAGTGGGGCACAAGGATACTAGTTGGGATTCACGAACCACATTGCCTTCAGGAGTCGGCGTATTGGGGTCTGGCCATCCACGTTATCTTCACGTGAATTGGGTCATCTGTTGCTATTAATTTAGTAGGGTATCAAATGGTGTTTTCCTTACTAAAAGCGACATTCATGACCAAGATACAAATATACAACATAGGCACATTAGTTATGCATTGGAGTATTGGTCAAAGCCTGTGTACTATTCCAAGTTGTATCTTGCAGAGCAAATTTGTTATATTTGCTTTAAATAGGAGGATTGTAGTGGAGTAGCCTAGTGAGAATGTATTTTTGTAGGATAATGCTAGTGTAGCAAGTAACAAGGCATGTATCGGTTTCTACCTCCTGTCATGAAGTCGCTTGGCTTAGATCCTCTTTTGCTTACACCTTAGTTTTTTCTCAATTTCAAATGCTCGAGCTCCACTTTGCCTTTTACCTCAAATAAATGCTCATAATATTGGGTTATAATTTTTCCATCCCTGGTGTTTCTGAATTGGAACTCTACTTCTGCAGGTTTGCTCTTATGGTTGTGGATAGTGCTACAGCCCTATACAGAACTGATTTCTCTGGTCGAGGGGAGCTATCAGCAAGACAGATGCACCTGGCTAAGTTTCTTAGGAGCCTTCAGAAGTTAGCAGATGAGGTAATCAGGTTATTTCCTTTGATCACTGATGAATCatgaaatataaattattttgatttttttacatTTGATCTTACAAACATCATTGCAACCAAATTACAGAACCACTATTGATGCTGCTACTTTATCTTGCTGCTTGCTACTTGATTAGTCGACTAAGTGTAGCAGCAACATATTGGTCTCATGCATATTTGGTATACTcactatttttcttattttggcTGGCTCTAGTTTGGAGTGGCAGTGGTTATCACTAACCAAGTGGTGGCTCAAGTGGATGGTGCTGCAATGTTTGCTGGGCCACAGATCAAACCCATCGGAGGGAACATCATGGCTCATGCTTCCACAACTAGGTGCTGTGTATCGAGTAACCTGACATCTCTCTACTGCTGTTTCTTTTCAATTCCTCATTGTCTGAAATGTGTTGATGATATGTATCAGGCTTTTTGTTCGCAAGGGAAGAGGGGAGGAGCGGATCTGTAAAGTAGTAAGCTCTCCCTGTCTGGCTGAAGCTGAAGCAAGGTTTCAGATTTCAGCTGAAGGTGTCACTGATGTTAAGGACTGAAAACTTCTCGGCATCTGCAGTCCACAGCATGCCTGGCCCAGAAAGGCCAATGCTCTTATGCATCTCCGGTCTGCTGTTTGCATTCTCACCACCAGAGATGCTTGAATCGATGCTGGTCCCTTGTACAACCACAATGGCAGTATGCACTTACCCTACATGGAAATGAGCATCTGTAGTACATCCTGTTGTTTCAGATATGCATATCTAAGATTTCGTGGACTACCATTGTCAACCTAGTGTAGCCAGATGATAATGATGTACAGCCAATCAGCCACAATTTGGCAACTTTCGCAGCATGCTGCATTCATCCCTGTTCTTCATTTACAATTTACTTCTTATCCTGATGTCAACGAATCGATTTCATTTGGCTATCAGCATTTCCAGCATACATACAAGTACATTGAACAGTGGAATGGATACTTATTACTCTATCAAGATATGTTTTCATTTAAGCTTTTCTTAGTGTTTTAACTTTCCATGATTTTAACAGagtatttttctctctttttttagacCAAGAGCAAATTTTGCATTCCATCTTACATAGACTAAAGAAAAGGCCATCAAAACTGCTACCCAGCTCTTGGATTTGAGCTAAGACTGGCGTTATCAAGTGCACCAGCTGCTGGGAATCAGTTCCGAACACCACATTCCACTAGTTCCAATCTTCAACCAGGCAAACGCCATCTCCAAGAGCTTGGCCATCTGCTATCAAAGAATTGGGAGCAACAGCCGGATACCATTTCCATGAAGCCACCAATCCTGTCATTTTGGGCAACCGTCGCAGAGTCGGCGTAGAGCGCACTCGCAGAGTCTGGCGTAGACCGCATGGATGAGATTGATATTCAGAGTTCTAGCCGGAGAAGGGATCCAAAGGTAATCATCCTGCTGTCCATTACCTTTTTTTATCAGAAATCTGCACAGGAGGTTCCATGCTGTATCACGAGCCCACAATGCTGTCATTCTTGTGTCGATGAGTCTCTCCACGCCTTCTACCATTTCGAGAGGACCACAGCGACCACATGGTAACATAGCTACAACATCTGGAGAGGACAGACTATCATCGAGAATGTCCTTGGCACAAGTACCTGGATCCAGGTTGCACTAAGCAATGTTGCATATAAGTAGGGATGCTACAATGTAAAAGCCACTTTAGGAAAATAATCAGAATACGCAAGGTCAGTTTGAACTCATTCAAATCCATGGCAGGTGTCAAATCAGACAACCAAAATACCCCCAGAAAGTTGCTAACTACATAAAGATGCTCCGACAAAACTGTTAACTTCTCTCGCATAGCTGTTCTGAGAATTCTTCCAAACAGCCGTCGTATGCTAAAAAAAGACAGGAAAACCCCTGGATTCAACAAGCAGTAAATTACATCTCATCTGAAACAACAGACAATGTATCGATCATAGATACAATTGGATGAGCTCATCGCTCACAACAGATGGTGTCAGAACACCAAGGTCGGTCAGTAGAAGCGTGAGATAACCACAGCGACCACATGGTAACATAGCTACAACATCTGGAGAGGACAGACTATCATCGAGAATGTCCTTGGCACAAGTACCTGGATCCAGGTTGCACTAAGCAATGTTGCATATAAGTAGGGATGCTACAATGTAAAAGCCACTTTAGGAAAATAATCAGAATACGCAAGGTCAGTTTGAACTCATTCAAATCCATGGCAGGTGTCAAATCAGACAACCAAAATACCCCCAGAAAGTTGCTAACTACATAAAGATGCTCCGACAAAACTGTTAACTTCTCTCGCATAGCTGTTCTGAGAATTCTTCCAAACAGCCGTCGTATGCTAAAAAAAAGACAGGAAAATCCCTGGATTCAACAAGCAGTAAATTACATCTCATCTGAAACAACAGACAATGTATCGATCATAGATACAATTGGATGAGCTCATCGCTCACAACAGATGGTGTCAAAACACCAAGGTCGGTCAGTAGAAGCGTGAGATATTGGGGAGGAGTGTAGTCTCTTGCTGACGTCTCAACTTCCACACCAGCAGGTACTGGGACTCCAAAATCTATTGGTCGGTGAGCTGGTGTCATGTCCTTTTGGTCCAAGGGGTATAGACGAGCAAACTACAAAAAGTAACAAAACCATATCCGACATCATCAAAGACTGATTGCATGCAGCAACATCATGATACAATGCCAATCAAAATACAGCAtggtatatatatacttgtcTGCATTCTTGAACTGATCGCTTATGTCGTCATCAATTAGAATGTTTCAACACAATATGTAACAGGCTAACAACTGAAGTTAATCCCTACTGCTATAAAACATCCTCTAACAGATTCCATTTCTTGTATTCTGCAAGACATTTTGCATCTCACTACCAATTTAATTATTTTCCATAAGTAATGAGGGAAGAGCTTGCAGATCAACAACATGAGCAAAGTACTATTATTAAGGTGTACTATCATAGAACACAGTACCTTGTAACTTTCAGCAGCCACGTAAATAGGTTTGTTCATACTATGAGCCACAAGAGCTATCTGATAAGTGCCCATCATATTGATTATTCCTCCACTCTCAACAACCCCATCAGCACCAACAAATACCATGTCAACTTCATCCATGGAATAAGCAACAGCTGAATCAATTAGCACCTTAACAGGGATGCCTAATGCTGCAAGTTCATTTGACATTCGTAAACCAGTTCTGTCTGGCCTGCCCTCTGCATTTGAATAAAACAACAAGCAGACAATAGAAATTACTTACAAATGTGCTTAACAGGGATGCATGGCTGCTCCATATTGATCCCAGAAACATGAACACCATTAGACCAGATCATAAAAGtaagagtgaattgcacaaaacacTAGGTTTTGGGCCATATTGTCACATTGCACCAGGTTTTAGTAATTCAAAACTGATTATGGATGACATAGGTATTGCTTAATAGTTGCAATATAAAGGACTCTTCCTCTCCCCTCGTATATGAACTCTGTGTGGTGCATAAGTGTAATCCCTTATTCAAGTGGCATGGGACTCATATAAAGTCCTGAAGCAACACACCAGCATCTGCCTAGTGCCTAGCAAAACAAGGGCTACTGCAATTTGTCATAAATTGCAGAGCGCTATGCCGCTATGCATCATGATGAATGCATTTCATGCAACAAAAAAGTGCTCCATCTAATGATCAGAATAAGCCTAAAAAATACAGAAGGAATTTGAGTTTGAACCCATTATGATGCACATTCATGCATGAATATACTATTTCCCATCACCACCACAATAGATTATAACACATTATAGTGCACTTCCGTGCAATGCATATATTGTTCACCATCATCAagttatttgtgtaggaaaaggTTATCACATCTTGCAACTAGATCATTTTACCTGTGCATAGTACCCTGAAGAGCTTGCGATTAGATGCAGCAAGCTTTAGAACTTCCAATACCACTCTGGAATACCCATGTACCAGAATAGTACATCCATCTGAAATGAAATCCTGGCTGAGCATTGCAATTGTCTTACGAGCCTACATAAACATCATCCCACAGCACTAGTAAAAGGCATAACTTCTCGTACATAAACAAGATCATAAACTCTGGATAACCTTTAAGGATATCTCTCCAAACTTTTCTCCTCGCTCAATCAGGTGTGATTTTGCTGCATCAAACTTCTCATGTTCCAGATGTGAGGTTCTTGTTACAAACCTCATGAACAAATCACAAGCAGCAGACAGAGAAATGGAAGTTGCATCCCATGACTGAAATACAGAGAATTTCTAGTCTTAATTCCCATTGTTAAAAAAACATGAAAGCTGCAATAAAGAAATGTGGAACAACCAGGAGCAGCACAAGATATGCCATCGACATGGATCAATCAAACTCCAAGCATTATGACAAAATATGTTGCTATAAGAAATTAACAAAGGAAGCCAATGCAAAAAATAAGTGGCATCATTGTGAAGGCATGTATGTGCAGGCAACTCAAACTGGAAACCAGTAAGATTCTTGATTTGTATTTACCCACTCTGGGGTTCAGCTAACCACAAGTACCAAGACGATAATACAAAAGGGCAAAGTAGATGGAGCACGAGGGCCTTTTCGTATTATAATGATCATATATACCAAATATTTTGCTGTTCCGGACTAATATTCAATTGTACAAAGCAAGGTCAGTGGAATCATTCAGAGCATGGTAATTAAGGTGAGATTATGCCCCTAAAACACTAGGGCCAAAACAGCTAATTAAGGACCGAACCACTTGCAAACAGAATTTCGATTTACTGTCTTGCTTAAGGTGACAACACTAAATAGTTCCACAACGGATAAGCTACCTGCACCGAGAAGGCAAGAACCGCTAAGGAGAATCATAAGCTGATCACAATAGACACTAGCACAGCAAGTGGGAATCATGGAGCAGGTGAATCGGCTGGGTTGTGGACCTTGAGCTTATCGGAGGCCTTCTTGAGCTCGATCTCGAGCTCCATCATGGTGGTGGCCCTGCTGGAGCGGATGACAGCGGCGAGCGCCATGATGGCGGCCACCGCCTCCGCGGCCTCGGGCTTGCGGCGCCAGAAGTTGAACTCCTCGATCACGCCGCCACTCCcgggggaggggagaggagcaGCCGCGTCCGCCGCCCCGGCGGCTGCATCGGCAtcgggggaggaggcggcggcggcggcggcgtgggcgAGCCAGTCGCTGGAGACGACAGCATGGTGCTCGGCGCGCGTCTGGTAGTAGGCGGAGATGGGCGCCGGTTcggggttagggttagggttttgggcggCGTCGAGCTCCATGGGGGGCGAAAGGAGATGTCAGAGGAAAGCGGGGAGAGTGGAGACGAACGGAGCTGTGACTCCGCGAGTAATAATAAGAGAGGAATGATCTCAGTCGTCTGTTGCACTGAAGAGAGCATGGTGCCGAGGTGCATATACCGACACGTCCCCGTATGTGTTAGTATTCTTGCGGTCTGTTGATCCCGCAAGGTTGGATGACTTCGGGTTTCGGTGGATTTTGGGAAGCATGCTAGAATTCGAGTGCTCCGCGTGGTAAGTCGTCTTGCTCTAAACCctaacttcaaatttctttctttttatttgttgttgCAGTAGGCTTAATCCTGAAATAGCATTTAGAATAAGATTTTGAGTGGTGGGTAAGAGAGGGTGTTATAGACAAGCTACGTGATAACTTAGCAAGCAGAATTATTTAAGATCCTAGCTAAAAGCCTGTTTAGTTTTGTATAGATAGGTCATTTGGTGGAAGATCAACAACTAGATCTTCTCATTTTGTTCATAAAAGGTATAATACTTATTGGTTGTTTCTTTATGTGAAGATAGATGAGAAGGTATGTTTTCAAGCTGGATGATGGAATATTAGGAATGAGTAATTCTTGTTTGCATGATGTGCCTTTGCCTTTAACTTGAACTCCTCTTGCCAGTGTTGATGCTTATATTGAGATAGAGGGATCTGTCGATGCTGATGCTTCTTTTGAGATAGAGGGATCTGCCAATCTTATTGCTGATATTAAGTTAGAGGGAACTGTCAATATTTTTGTTGACATAGTTGTTGAATTTGTAACTGTTGAAGAATCAGATACTAAAGAGGAGATAATTCCTATTATAAATTGTAATCTACTTGTACTTGAACCTATAGCCACACCTGATGGAGATACCCATCATTCTGTTGTTGAGGACCAACTATATGAGATGATGGGACTGCAAGCTGAGGATGCCAAAGAAGAAGTA
Proteins encoded:
- the LOC133905761 gene encoding DNA repair protein RAD51 homolog B, whose amino-acid sequence is MSSRAAHQKAAAAPEEEAAEYGPFPIEQLQASGIAALDVKKLKDAGLCTVESVAYSPRKDLLQIKGISEAKVDKIIEAASKLVPLGFTSANQLHAQRLEIIQVTTGSRELDQILEGGIETGSITEIYGEFRSGKTQLCHTLCVTCQLPLDQGGGEGKALYIDAEGTFRPQRLLQIADRFGLIGADVLENVAYARAYNTDHQSRLLLEAASMMVETRFALMVVDSATALYRTDFSGRGELSARQMHLAKFLRSLQKLADEFGVAVVITNQVVAQVDGAAMFAGPQIKPIGGNIMAHASTTRLFVRKGRGEERICKVVSSPCLAEAEARFQISAEGVTDVKD
- the LOC133906524 gene encoding uncharacterized protein LOC133906524; its protein translation is MELDAAQNPNPNPEPAPISAYYQTRAEHHAVVSSDWLAHAAAAAASSPDADAAAGAADAAAPLPSPGSGGVIEEFNFWRRKPEAAEAVAAIMALAAVIRSSRATTMMELEIELKKASDKLKSWDATSISLSAACDLFMRFVTRTSHLEHEKFDAAKSHLIERGEKFGEISLKARKTIAMLSQDFISDGCTILVHGYSRVVLEVLKLAASNRKLFRVLCTEGRPDRTGLRMSNELAALGIPVKVLIDSAVAYSMDEVDMVFVGADGVVESGGIINMMGTYQIALVAHSMNKPIYVAAESYKFARLYPLDQKDMTPAHRPIDFGVPVPAGVEVETSARDYTPPQYLTLLLTDLGVLTPSVVSDELIQLYL